A stretch of the Cydia amplana chromosome 6, ilCydAmpl1.1, whole genome shotgun sequence genome encodes the following:
- the LOC134649256 gene encoding protein Asterix, protein MQLTSDPRRADRERRYKPPPPSSAPAEDLTTDYMNILGMVFSMCGLMMRLKWCAWTAVFCSSISFANSRVSDDTKQIVSSFMLSISAVVMSYLQNPQPMSPPWAALTT, encoded by the exons ATGCAATTGACATCAGATCCACGCAGGGCTGACCGCGAGCGCCGCTACAAGCCGCCTCCGCCGTCGTCGGCCCCTGCTGAGGATCTCACCACGGACTATATGAACATTTTGG GTATGGTGTTCTCCATGTGCGGTCTCATGATGCGCCTGAAGTGGTGCGCATGGACTGCTGTGTTCTGCTCCAGCATCAGCTTCGCCAATTCCAGGGTTTCTGATGATACTAAACAG ATTGTCAGTTCCTTCATGCTGTCAATATCAGCTGTAGTCATGTCCTACCTCCAGAACCCTCAGCCAATGTCACCACCATGGGCTGCCCTCACCACTTAG